A stretch of Penaeus vannamei isolate JL-2024 chromosome 18, ASM4276789v1, whole genome shotgun sequence DNA encodes these proteins:
- the LOC113808467 gene encoding protein starmaker isoform X2: MSIVVFIVLLGLTCAPFSAAESRDGYEGPLLSTFKAISQNLRQNADGTYEFSFSLPQQSRSEQRDADGKVTGAFAFVDPEGEEVSVNFDADDEGYKPESDALPEAPEDTDDVQNARQEFLKFYEETVKYLEALASDEEDDDDDSSSSEEDDYDDDSSSEEDDDDDSDEDSDEEEEEEDEEDEEEEDEQPFRFGRQRKFDGRVGRRVNEPSRVAPKAPRGGASFPPALPSFGRRISSSYDQ; encoded by the exons ATGTCGATTGTG gtGTTCATCGTCCTCTTGGGCCTGACCTGCGCCCCCTTCAGCGCAGCCGAGTCCCGCGACGGATACGAGGGGCCGCTTCTCTCCACCTTCAAGGCCATCAGCCAGAACCTCCGCCAGAACGCCGACGGCACCTACgagttctccttctccctcccgcagCAGTCGCGCTCCGAGCAGAGGGACGCTGACGGGAAG gTCACGGGCGCCTTCGCCTTCGTGgaccccgagggagaggaggtgtccGTCAACTTCGACGCCGACGACGAGGGCTACAAGCCGGAGAGCGACGCCCTGCCCGAG gcccccGAGGACACCGACGACGTGCAGAACGCCCGCCAGGAGTTCCTCAAGTTCTACGAGGAGACGGTGAAGTACCTCGAGGCTTTGGCGTCCGACGAGGAGGACGATGACGACGATTCATCTTCCTCGGAGGAAGACGACTACGATGACGACTCCAGCTCCgaggaagatgacgatgatgattccgACGAGGATtccgatgaagaagaagaggaggaggacgaggaagacgaagaagaggaggacgagcagCCCTTTCGTTTCGGAAGGCAGAGGAAATTCGACGGCCGCGTCGGCCGCCGCGTCAACGAGCCGTCCCGAGTCGCCCCGAAGGCCCCCCGCGGCGGCgcctccttcccccccgccctcccctccttcggccGCAGGATCTCCTCCTCCTACGACCAGTAA
- the LOC113808467 gene encoding uncharacterized protein isoform X1 — MGVNQATWTVFIVLLGLTCAPFSAAESRDGYEGPLLSTFKAISQNLRQNADGTYEFSFSLPQQSRSEQRDADGKVTGAFAFVDPEGEEVSVNFDADDEGYKPESDALPEAPEDTDDVQNARQEFLKFYEETVKYLEALASDEEDDDDDSSSSEEDDYDDDSSSEEDDDDDSDEDSDEEEEEEDEEDEEEEDEQPFRFGRQRKFDGRVGRRVNEPSRVAPKAPRGGASFPPALPSFGRRISSSYDQ; from the exons gtGTTCATCGTCCTCTTGGGCCTGACCTGCGCCCCCTTCAGCGCAGCCGAGTCCCGCGACGGATACGAGGGGCCGCTTCTCTCCACCTTCAAGGCCATCAGCCAGAACCTCCGCCAGAACGCCGACGGCACCTACgagttctccttctccctcccgcagCAGTCGCGCTCCGAGCAGAGGGACGCTGACGGGAAG gTCACGGGCGCCTTCGCCTTCGTGgaccccgagggagaggaggtgtccGTCAACTTCGACGCCGACGACGAGGGCTACAAGCCGGAGAGCGACGCCCTGCCCGAG gcccccGAGGACACCGACGACGTGCAGAACGCCCGCCAGGAGTTCCTCAAGTTCTACGAGGAGACGGTGAAGTACCTCGAGGCTTTGGCGTCCGACGAGGAGGACGATGACGACGATTCATCTTCCTCGGAGGAAGACGACTACGATGACGACTCCAGCTCCgaggaagatgacgatgatgattccgACGAGGATtccgatgaagaagaagaggaggaggacgaggaagacgaagaagaggaggacgagcagCCCTTTCGTTTCGGAAGGCAGAGGAAATTCGACGGCCGCGTCGGCCGCCGCGTCAACGAGCCGTCCCGAGTCGCCCCGAAGGCCCCCCGCGGCGGCgcctccttcccccccgccctcccctccttcggccGCAGGATCTCCTCCTCCTACGACCAGTAA